In Bacteroidota bacterium, a single genomic region encodes these proteins:
- a CDS encoding orotate phosphoribosyltransferase, whose protein sequence is MIKNEEAALKIAENLLQIKAIKIQPNKPFTWASGWKSPIYCDNRRTLSYPKVRTNIRQLFVDMIMAEFGKPDVIAGVATGGIAQGALVAQEMGLPFVYIRSEAKTHGLGNVIEGVIESGQSVVVIEDLISTGGSSIKAIEALRKERCTVKGLISIFTYGFKAADDAFKKAKCKAVSLCDYEVLVKQALKSNYITEKDLTSLESWRKNPAEWGLEMKSTK, encoded by the coding sequence ATGATAAAGAATGAGGAAGCCGCGCTTAAAATTGCCGAAAATTTACTTCAAATCAAAGCTATAAAGATTCAGCCTAACAAGCCTTTCACCTGGGCATCGGGTTGGAAATCGCCTATTTATTGCGATAACCGCAGGACACTTTCATATCCCAAAGTGCGCACTAATATACGCCAGTTGTTTGTCGATATGATCATGGCCGAGTTTGGTAAGCCAGATGTTATAGCCGGTGTTGCTACAGGCGGTATCGCCCAGGGTGCATTGGTGGCCCAGGAAATGGGATTGCCTTTTGTATACATCCGTTCCGAAGCAAAAACACATGGCTTAGGGAATGTAATTGAAGGAGTTATTGAAAGCGGACAATCGGTTGTTGTGATCGAGGACCTGATATCGACAGGCGGCAGCAGCATAAAAGCGATTGAAGCGCTTCGTAAGGAAAGATGCACCGTAAAAGGTCTCATATCTATATTTACGTATGGCTTTAAAGCCGCCGATGATGCCTTTAAGAAAGCGAAATGCAAGGCGGTATCGCTGTGCGATTATGAAGTACTGGTCAAACAAGCACTTAAATCGAATTACATCACCGAAAAAGACCTCACTTCGCTTGAAAGCTGGCGAAAAAATCCGGCTGAGTGGGGATTGGAAATGAAAAGTACAAAATAG